The DNA segment AAACTTCCGAATAATCCTTATGGAGCTTGCCTGAAACAACTGCCTCAAGCATCTGGTAATTCAACGAATCCTTCTTAAACACGTTAGCTGCGGTAATCATCGCCGAAATGGCAATAGAGCCAACCAAGTTGCCTAGTAGCATGAAAATGATCATCCATGCTGCACGCATCGTGCTGACTGTGCCTCGAATAGTAGCCAATGGCATGATCATCATGCCTGAGGTCGCTAATTCACCACCAGCAAACACCACCAGTACCAGACCGATACCGAAAACTAGGCCCATCATTGTGCCGGTCAAATCTGACCCATGGACATACATACCAGAAACGCCGGCATACATAAATAGGCAGCCGATGCCAACAAACGCACCTGCCAGTGCACCACCAGCAAGGTAGCCGCCAAAATTATTAGCCTTCGTCGACTTCGCTGCACCGACAGCCGCTTGCTTGTCAAGTGTTTGGGTTAAGGTTTCCATGAATATCTTTCTTCATTTAACAAAAGTAGGGGGCCGCAGAAACAATATTCCACGGCCCCACTTTACAGTCGGTTAGTTACCTATTTCTAAGACTTTAGGCATCTGCCTGCTGAGCGCGCGCTGCACGCTGAGCGTGGGCGAGTGCCTCCGAGAACAAGCGTCGAGCTGCGGGGGCAACCTCGGTATGTTCTGCAAGCCAAGCTTCGCCACGAGCAACAATATCGATGCCCAAATCATCACGGCCAGTCAAAACCGTCGGGAACGCGTAAGCAATGAAGTTCGAGGCGATCTCAACTGTACGATCAGCCCATTGGGTTGCGATGCTGTCAAAATACCGATCGACGAAGGCCACCAACAGTTCGGGATCGCCATCGGTGAATCCGAGAGCGGCAGAACGCTGGATAGAGTTAGGAACCTCGCCACCAGTGATCTCGATCCATGATGCTTCCTTTGCCTCAGCAGAAGAAATAGCTGCCCGAGCACGCGCCGCATTCGCCGCACCCGAAGCCGTGTTGTCA comes from the Arcanobacterium phocisimile genome and includes:
- a CDS encoding formate/nitrite transporter family protein; protein product: METLTQTLDKQAAVGAAKSTKANNFGGYLAGGALAGAFVGIGCLFMYAGVSGMYVHGSDLTGTMMGLVFGIGLVLVVFAGGELATSGMMIMPLATIRGTVSTMRAAWMIIFMLLGNLVGSIAISAMITAANVFKKDSLNYQMLEAVVSGKLHKDYSEVFFRAIMCNVMVCLAIWTISRMKNEVAQIIVIGWAITVFVAAGFEHVVANMTSFSLAMMNGVEGVNFGNSALSLLVAGAGNIVGGMVVVGGSFVLAARMEA